The genomic interval caactatgtaccttccccatttattatttatattacatgggattttgtgaagatttctttacttgcgacattgctttcaatgcggttatgcctctaagtcgtgcttcgacacgtaggagctatagccgcatcgagggcgttacactaaGTCCATGATcggaggattatcctcattgatgcacagaagaattatgtccttgatgcccCGGGCATATGTCCGGcgatgccgacgggggccgttGGCATAGATTTGGCCGTCGGCAACCCCAGTTTTTCTGGTAGTGCATGCAGGGTCCTTTTCTACGGTGGGTAAATATCCAGTGCCGTGGATGGTCAAAACTTGAGTGCCGTGGTGCGTAAGGATGGCAGTTTTGAGAGGACCCAATGGATATCCAGTGAGTATGGATATCCATTGGGTTTGAACATGGACATAATTTTTTACCCGTGGATTTTTTTCATGAGCGGGCAAAGACTGTCTTCATGAATATGGATATGGATTTTATATTGTTCAACCCaatccaaacccgacccattgccatcttTATTGGTGCGCTTGGGCTTCTACTTCTCCCGCGTGATTGATTGAATTCCACAACCTCCGGGCCGGAGAAGGTTTGCTATGGCCTGTAAATGCCTACGGAGTAGGCGCTGGCTGGACGTACGAACGACTGACAGCTTTTACTGATTGAGAACGATTATACGACGTGTTAGTCCATGTCCATCTGGAAGACTATAAAACGTGGACACTACATCCATCTGGATATTGCTCCAAGTTCAATGCACCACAGATATGTATCTAAGCAACTGAGCTTGTGGTGCTCAGTGCTCACCGAAGCTGTCCTGCTTTTCCCGCGTGACTGAATTCCACGACCGGCGCAAAGGACGACCTGGGCTAGACGAGTGAGTGGCAGCGTACGTTAACTAACATATGCTGATTGAGTACGAAGGAGCTTATCCATCTGGAATACTAGACTTGCCTCGGAGTCTTACTCACCAGCACCAATATATGGCTGCAAGTTCATTCCACCAAAGATATTAGTactaactactccctccgtcccatgcATAATGTAGGACGTTTTTTTACGCTAGTGTCAGAAAATATCCTATATAATGGGACTGAGGAAGTACATTTCAatgaataagatgtgcatgcattcTCAAATTAAATTTTAACTACTCCCTTCGTTTCAAATTATAGTACACTCGCGTTTTTCAAGattcaactttgaccataaataatttttgctcccgccgcagtCGGTCTCGTTGATTAAATATATGGTCAAAGTCAAAGCACAAAAACCGAGGACGCGTTATATTtagggacggagggagtatcatttGGTCAATAATATATATTTTGTGATTTAAAAACTATACCATTGAAAAGTTATTCTGAATATTGAATTCAAGACATGGTTTTAAATAGAGTGTAGTTGTTCTACACCCACGGACATTGCACCCTCGCTACACCCATGACCGAAAACTTAGCAAAACAAATCAGAAAAATCTGAAACTTTGCAGATTCGACTATGAGCAAACGTATGCTGGTTGAGTACGAAGCTAGAGTTCATCCATCTGGAAGACTAGACGTGACTTGGACACAGTACAGTCACCAGTCTCACCATCACCAATATCTCGCTGCAAGTTCATTGCTCCAAACATATTCATATACTGTACATGCTTTTGTCCTTTTTTACTTTGCCTGGCTGCTTATAAGCAACTGAGCTCGTCATTTCTCCGGGAGAGCTCCAGTCCAGAGTGAGTACTTACAGAGCCAGTCACTCCAGACGTCGGCTCGCCATGGCGGATCTCCTGCAGAAACTCTTGCTAGAGACCCTTCCACGGTCATGGTTATTTCTCTTCCTCTTCCCTCTCTTCCTCGTGTCTGTGCATTACTGGTTCACCAGAAAGTTCAGTGTGAAAAGGCAGCGCCTCCCGCCTTCGCCGTCGGCGCTGCCCATCATCGGGCACCTCCATCTCATCAGTTCCCTCCCCCACGTCTCTCTCCGCGGCCTCGCAAGGAAGCATGGCCCCGACGTGATGCTCCTCCGTCTGGGCGCCGTGCAAAACCTCGTTGTATCCTCCTCGCGCGCCGCCGAGGCGGTGCTGCGCACCCACGACCACGTCTTCGCATCACGGCCCCACTCTGTCGTCTCCGACACCATCATGTACGGCTCATCTGACATCGGCTTTGCGCCATACGGTGAGTACTGGCGGCAAGCACGGAAGCTTGTCACCACCCACATGCTCAGCGTCAAGAAGATGCAGTCTTTCCGCGAGGAGGTACTGATTTTTAATTATATTTAAATTTCCACGTGCTGATAGCCTTTCTTTTAAGATCTTGCTCTCATTATTCTCGTACTGAATTGGTCTCTCACTTCCGTCAGAAACAAAATAACGGAAAGGACTTTCATGTGGTCCTCTGCGAACTGTTTCTCCgtccgtccgggtttattagttTCGCTTATAGTTTGTGTTTAACTTCTAAAATAAAATTAACTAATAGTAAAATATAGACTTTATGTAGAAGAAATGATACCACCTGAAACTGCTTTTGAATACGAATCCAACGGTAGTTGAATCTATATGTGGTCCACCTTTGACCCAAAATACCAGGGAAACTTATGTATTAACCTGGACCGAGAAAGTACTACATATGTAAATGTTAGCTTCTCATACTTTACGACCTATGCTATTATAGGTCAGCATGGCGATGGCTAAGATCAACCAGGCAGCAGCTGCTGATGCTGCGGTGGACATGAGCGAGCTGCTCCACACATTCGCGAATGACATGGCGTGCCGCATTGTGTCGGGGAAGTTCTTCCTGAAAGATGATCAAAGCAAGTTTTTTGGGGAACTCATCAAGGATACCTCACGGCTGCTAGGCGGGTTCAATTTGGAGGAGTAATTCCCGACAGTGGGTAGGGTAGGAGTGCTCAAGAAGGCGGTTTGTGCCAAGGCCAAAAGAGTGAGGAACAGATGGGCCGATTTGTAGGACAAGGTGATCGACGATCGTGTAAGCAAGCGCAATTCAACGTCTGATCACAAGGATGATGATTTTGTGGATATTATGTTGTCTGTCCAACAGGAGTACGTATGATCTCACAAGAGAGCACATGAAAGCTCTCCTTACCGTGAGTACAGATAATACCTTTCAAACTAAACATGTTGATGTGTATACATCTTTCATTGTTCTAATTAATTGATAACGCAGGATGTATTTTTTGGTGCGATAGACACATCAGCTAATGCTCTCGAATTTACCTTGGCTGAGCTCATGAGGAAGCCACACCTTATGGTGAAGCTACAAGATGAAGTGAGGGGTATTGCACCCCGAGGACGAGAAATTATTAGTGAAACCGACATGAACAACATGACGTACCTAAGAGCAGCCATAAAAGAGTCGCTCCGGCTACATCCTCTTGCTCCTCTCCTTGCTCCGCACCTTGCCATGGCTGACTGCACCATCGATGGATACATAGTTCCTTCTGGGACGCGTGTGGTCGTCAATGCGTGGGCCATTGGTAGGGACCCGAGCTCCTGGGAGTATGCGGAAGAGTTCATTCCTGAAAGATTTACACATGAAGGCAGCAGTATGCATGTCAACTTAAGGGGAATGGTTTCCAGTTCTTGCCGTTCGGAGCAGGACGGAGGATGTGCCCTGGTATGAACCTCGGAATCGCGAATGTTGAGCTTATGTTGGCAAACCTTGTGTGCCATTTTGATTGGGAACTTCCGCTTGGGGTTGAGAGAAAAAATATTGATATGACAGGGGTGTTTGGGCTAACCGTCCGTCGGAAGGAGAAACTATTGTTGATTCCAAAATCACGCATGCAATCGCGAAAATAAAACTAAGCTAAATAGTGTGTTACATCGCATAATGCTTTTCTTTGTAAAGAAGGTGCTATCGGCAATAATGGTACAAATAAATAATGGCCAATTCTTCCTTCTTATACAGTAGCTACAAATATTGTTGTCAGACGTCAATGGAGAAGTTTGACTACAAACTACTTTTATCATTATGAACAAATGAAATAAAATATAAAATACATGATGTCAATGTAGCATGGTTGCCTGCACAAATGCACGGGCCACTTACAAACATGAACTGAAAACTCGGATGCTTAGTCGACCATTAAAATCATATACAAGCCTGGCCGAAAGAACTCTAAATGCTACCGATAATACCAAGGAGGAGGATTAAAAATATATCAACGAAATTTcattgaaaagttcaaaaaattccTGAAATCTTGAGCCAAATTCAATCTAATTTCTTAAAATTAGgttaaaatccaatgaaattTGAAATCTCAAAATCCAATTTTTACAGAAGTTCTGATATTGGGTGAGACCCGAAATTGTTTTGTTTAGGACAATAAAAACCTTGCCAAGGAGAACATATCTCTAAACTTGTGAACATCTCCGAAAATAATTCAGCACGTATAGTCAACCAAGACACATGTTTTTATATTTAATTTTGATTCGCAGCATGACAAACAGACACTAAAAACAAATTTCCAACAAATGGGAGCTCTGATGGCACAAATTTCCAGATCTAAATTTGATTCACATGACACTATGAAACAAGTTTAGATCTAAAGTTTTTGGGTCATAGTACATTGAGGGTGAATTTTTTTTGACGAATTGAGGCTATATATTATGTGCTGACTTTTTCATGGGATTTTCACAAAATTTTCCAATGGTAGCAAGATACAACCACCCTCGAATTTCAACAAACCCATCAATTCTCAAAGCAACGTTTCATGCATGTGCGGATTAATTTACAAACGTATATATCATCAATCAACCGACACAAACTTATTCATCAGGCCCACCGACTCCAAGTAATCCTCCCAATCACGAGCATGCGACGCTGGAGGAGAAGGGCGCGAGGCTGAACTTGGTGGCCGACGTGTAGTTGAACTTGATCTTGTCGCCGTTGTACACCGGGGAGCCGTTGTTGAGGGTGCCGAGCTTGCCGTCGGCGTCCGGCCGGAAGACGTTGGGGTCCACGGGCTCGGAGGATTTGAACCCGGGGGCAAGCAGCTTGACGTCCGTCTGTGTGCAGATGCACCTGTTCTCCACCTCCACGGCGTACTCTGGGTTCCCTCTGGCGTTCATCCCCGTGGCGGTCTGGGTCACGTGAAGGTCCGACAGGGTGCACTCCCGAAACTCCGCATTGCCTTTACCAACACCAACAACAAAAACAAGTAGAAATCGATCAAAATCGACATGAGAAAATTAGATTCGTCCGATTTGGATTCGGAGAGTGGATCAACGAATTGAATACCTCTGCTGCAGAGGCTGACGAGCATCAGCATCGCGAAGATCCTCATCATCTTGGCCTCCATTTTTTTCTCTCCTACTTTTGCTGTACGTGTGTGTTGTGCTTGTTGTAAACTTGTAATGCAATTCTGCATCTTGCTCTGCCGTCTATTTGTAGGCCTAGATGCAGCAGTTTTATGGTGCGGTGCGTTAATTACGCCCTATTTACCTTTGTATATAACGCTTTTGATTTTTATTACGATTCCAAAATTAAGGAGGTGTATATGCCATGCCAAGGATACGTTGCAAACCTGTGATATCCATATGTTTATTTGCCGATTGGTTTCCGTACAATAATTTTGAAAGATCGGTTACTTCCATTTATTACTATTCGACAGCGATCCTAGGATCGCATCCGCCTCACACTTATTCTCCTACATCTAGTCCTCCATCGCTTCATCTTTCTGGTTCTAGTTTTTTTTTTAATCAAGCATGTGATGCCCTCGTTTATACCAAGGAGAAGAGGAACAATAAAATAGAGCCATCAAAGAGAACTCGTCATAATATTTTTTTGCCAGCGTTATACTTTTCTTTGGGGAAAACTTCCGATCTATTCATTATCAATGATCGCGGTACAATGAACACatgaaataataaaaattacatttAGATCGATAGACCATTTAGCGatgactacaagcactgaagcgcgCCAAATGCGCGCCCCCATCACCACCCCTCACTCCCCAGGGCTAGGCAAGATGTATTGTTCTAAacaccggaaaccatcgtgctaAGAGCCTATAGGACGCACCAGGACATCAACCACCGCCAATGAACAAAAGCGTAGATTAGAAGTATCCAACCGGAAGACACACTTACATAAACGGATGAAGACTCAATCCAAGCGGATCCATCAAAGACAACCACCGAATGAATCCTGAGAGATCCATCAGAGACACCTCCACTCACCCTCCAACGATGCTAGATGCACCACTGGGTTGGGCCCAAGCAgggagaaccttattccatcttcaaaGAACCATCATTGTCACGTCTCCTAAACAGGATACAAACCCTAGCAAAACTCGAAGAAACATATAAAAACAGAACCCTCCCACCTACAAGGGCTATGATCCACCATGCCCCCATGGCCCTTAAGCTATATGAGACGAGGTAGGTCGATGGCACCACTGATGGAAGGCATAAACCCTAGCACATGTACGCTCGAAGGAGAGATGACTCAGAGCATATTCTGTACCTCTTAAATTAATCTCAGTGAATGACAGAATGAGTTACGTACCAGAGAGAACCACAAGTGCACTCTCGGCAAAATAAAGTGACTTCACATCCGCCGGGTGAGGACGGCGTCGTCGGGTCTTTGCCGAGAGCCAGTGGGAAACTCCGCAATAACATTCCCGGTTGTCGAGCACCAGCTCTCGGCTTACCTGACACAAGCAACTCCTAGGAAATGCCACGTGTCACCTTTTTCCAATAGTACCGCCAAGATCTCTGCTTTCCAGGCATAAGCAACTCCCAGGTGCTACCTTTTGCCGAGTTCGTTTTACTTCCTCTTGGCAAAAGAATAACCAAGCCGCCAGTGCCAGCCACGTGTCCAATATGCCAAGGTTGATTGTCGAAAATTATATCTTTGCCGGGTGTGGCTATCGTAAATGGTATTGTCAGCCTAGTTTCTAATTCTTTTTCATATAACCCTACAGCAAAAACATATATAATAGTAGTATCTTCTAAGAATCACATAGATAAATCTACATACTCTATAAGGATCACATACATAAAAACTAATTCATAGAAGCATCATATATGGTCCCAGAAGCTTCATGTAATGTCACAAAGTAGTTGTTATAGCGGCGTCATATATACGGATGAGTGCCCATAGTCAAGCCCCGAGAATGTAGCCAATAGTCGGTGAACCTCATTAACAAATCTCGATGTCATGTCTCATATACGGATGAGTGCCCATAGTCAAATACGAGTTAACCCACCGTAGTGAACTAACATCCAAACATATTATATTTGTGAACCTAGCACGTCGGTaaatgatactccctctgttcacaaatataagatgttttgatATTTTAATATGGACTATATACGGAAATCAGTGAACACATACACTAAAACATGTCTATATACATTCAGTTCAGAAAAAAGTTAatagaacatcttatatttttTAATGGAGGGAGAAACAATTATCATACAGAGTTGTCACAACTCCTAAAAAGGATCATCCCTCTTGCATAGGATCGATCATATCAAGGTTGTCTAAGTTGATCACAAGTCTTGCGTCCAATAGTTCTTGCTAGGTTCATGATGTACATTCCGCAGCTTCCGCACTAAAAGCTTCAACGCATACCTTAATCTTCTCATTCATAGTCCCTCAAAACCACATCCAAGGTTCCCTGTAGGGAGTTAGGGTCGAAAACAACATCTATATTTGTCTTAACATAATTTTCAGATGGCAACATCCATCCACTACACTTTAACTTAGCTTTAGGGGAGCTAGCAATCAGGAAGTTGGTTTCTAAAGCTCTAATACACAAGTACACTTCAATTGGAGATTGCACAGGATCCTCATCCGCTAACTTGCTCTCTCCCACCACAGGTACCAACTACCAAGTGGTTCTTGCAACAGTCTCGGAAATTACCTTGGCCTAGCACCATTACTTAATTATTTAGTATGTTCAGAAGATGTTCCAAAACTAACCCTTAAGCAGCATCGCTCAAACATGACTGTCTGATAATGTCATCAATTTCCATCAATAGGCAAACTTCTCTCATCTTTGCGTATTCAAGTAATAGGTGTTTTATATTTTCTTCATCAAAGCTATAGGAAAGGCATTGTGTACTTACTTTCATGTGTTTGTCTGCAAGTGTAGCTTGGCAAGGCAATGTTCGATATAAAGTCCACCAAAGGAAAATTTCGATTTCTGCTCGAAACTGCAAATTCCAAACATTTTGTCAACTAAAGTTAACTACGGTTAACTGTAGTTGTCCCAACTCCCTCCCTCCTCACCATGGCCTAGTGGTCACTCCGCATGATAAGTTGAATGGACTGAACTATTACTATTAAAACTTCAAGCCTAGAAATCATTCATTTCATGCATTGGTATCGGAATAGCAAATATCCTTTGCACATCAACCAGTTAGGACATCTGTGCCAATTATTGTTCATCACGATTGCACTCTCTATCTCTTCAAGTCACTGCCATTAGGTTAGATTATCGTGCTATCCATGCATCTCTCTTGATATTATGCTCTAACCATCTCCCACTCCCCAAAACAGATTGTGCTTAATTGTGCCCGCACCAGCCATGATACaatgctaagtatatgaagatTTCCTCTTCAATGTGGCATTAAGCAAGTCCCCATTTAGGAATTATTTAGCTCTGAGAATGTCTGAGTAGATTTGTTTTGTCATATGGCATTGCTAATCTATTATGATTGCTTTGAGTTGTATGTTATGATATGGTGATATATATACTTTGGTGCCCAATGTATGAGTGCGCGTATACTGGAACAAACTTTTGCCGGTCTGATTGACGCGCGCGAGGATCTTGCACAGCTGGCCGAGGATGCATATAACACCGCCCTCGATGGTGATCTTGCACCCATCCTCGTCGAGCTAGTCGAGGGAGATGATGTTGCTATGGAGAGAAGGGATGTAGTAGACATCTGTTAGGACCTGTTGGTCATCAGTGAGGCACAGGAAGAGGACTAAGCCCCTCCCCTTGATGGTGACAACAGATTCATCCCCGACCGCACTGTGCCGCTCACCACCTCATCGAGCTTTGAAAACATCCGCCACATAGTTGTCATGTGGTTGCTGGAGCTGGTTACGAGGTACCTCAGTCTGTCTAGTGAGGGGACCGGCACCACATGCTCTTCATTGAGGAAGATGCTAGTTGTGGGTTCGCACCCGGAATACCTACCAGTGCAGCCAAATCACTACCATTGAAGAGGTTTCTGGCATCATAGCAGCTTCCCTTGTTCATCACTGCTGATGACCAGGAGCAGTCCGGTGGGTCCACCTCCTAGGCTAGGTGGACCACATCATCATGGTACTTATGCTCACGATCACGCTATGCCTTCCGGCACTCTCTTCCCCAGTGGGCGAGCTTGCCGCGGTAGCAGTAGTTCCCATTCCGGCACTCGGCACTACTGTTGCCGCCACCTTCTCGGCCTTTTTACTGACTTGAGATCTAGTATGTGACCTGAATATTGGTGTTCGCCTTGCCGCCCTCCTGTCAAGACGACAATCCCTAGCCACATTGGCGTTATCACGTGGCCCATTGCTCCTCGTTGAGGAGTTTCCTAAGGCCACGATCAACGTCGCCAAGGTCATAGCTCTTCTCCATGGTTTGCAGGCGTCCTGA from Triticum urartu cultivar G1812 unplaced genomic scaffold, Tu2.1 TuUngrouped_contig_5328, whole genome shotgun sequence carries:
- the LOC125529083 gene encoding uncharacterized protein LOC125529083 — protein: MNARGNPEYAVEVENRCICTQTDVKLLAPGFKSSEPVDPNVFRPDADGKLGTLNNGSPVYNGDKIKFNYTSATKFSLAPFSSSVACS